AAACTTgcaaaggtaaaaaatataaataaaaacagattCAATCAAATTCGGGCGGAGGGCTAAAAAGTCTTGGGtgttgttggaaaaaaaaaaagatatcgaCGAATGCGCCAAGGAAAATGGAGGCTGTTCACACGAGTGCGTCAATCTCAAAGGCGGAATGAGGTGCGAATGTCCCGGTGGATACCGTCTGAGCGAAACGGACGCCAAGAGCTGCCTCGACATTGACGAATGTGCATCACTGGATGAAGAAACTGAACACTCGTGTCGCGCAACTGGCGGCTCCTGTCACAACACACTTGGCTCTTACCAGTGCATTTGTCCGGAAGGATTCCGGAGCATTGGCACAGCTTGCACAGGTTGGAATTGAACTAAAAATAATTGGATTCTCCAACAGACAGAACTTTcttttgaggggggggggggaaataaaatacaaaaataaaactttaaattaaacTAGACATTGATGAATGCGCCGAACTGTCACCGTGCTCAACGGCCTGCACCAACCTGCAGGGATCGTACCGATGCGATTGCGACGATGGATTTGAAAATGTCAACGGGACATGCGCAGGTGAGAGGGATCACTTTCCGAGAGACGTGAAAAAGAGGGAAATTCAATTTCGTTCAATTTGGATAGATATCAACGAGTGTCCCAACGGAGTCTGCGATCAACTTTGTACCAACATCCCAGGATCCTACATCTGCGACTGTCATCCCGGATATCAGCTCATAGGAGATGTCTGCATAGGTTTGTTGGCAATTTTACTATTGGATtcaagtttgttttaaaaggCGGGAAATATCTGAAAATCGTTATGACATTTACAGATATTGACGAGTGCGCAATCGGCAATCCTTGCGACGACATTTGTCGCAATACGGTTGGCGCCTTCGAATGCCTGTGCGCCGAAGGTTTCCAGTTGAATAACGACGACCAGTGTGTCGATATTGATGAGTGTCTCAACGACCCCTGCGAGGGCATTTGCATCAATACTCAAGGATCCTACTCGTGCTCCTGCGAACTTGGATACCAACTGGGAGATAACGGAACTTGTTCAGGTAAAAACAAACTTTCCtttcaaaaaaaggggaaagacaAACACGGAGAAAACTTTACAAAATTCGTCTTTGTGTTTTAGATGTCGACGAATGTCTTAGCAGCCCATGCCCGGTCGAGTGCATCAATTCTCCAGGATCTTTCACTTGCCTTTGCCCTTTTGGCTACGAGTTTAACGACAACGTTTGCAAAGGTAAAAACTTTCAAGAAGCCAAACTCTGATTTGGCCTGTTTCCACGACCTCTCTAATTACCTGTGTATCTTCGtatggaaaaacaacaaaaaaacagatatAGACGAATGCCAGAAGCAACCGTGTGGTACAAATGCCAAATGCATCAACAACGAGGGATCATTTGCTTGCCAGTGTGAACCTGGCTACGCCCTCCGAGGCAGAGACTGCGAAGGTAAAGTTAACTTTCGATACTGTATAGactactacaccactgcattgTGGAGATAATTGGGCAGAGGTAGAAATGTACGCTGTTTACACAGttgtcaaaacaaaaacttgtgGCAATAAACTTGGGAAAGAGCAAAGTCAATAGGTTACGAGCTAGCTGAAACTTTCAAAGAACCCCCTTTGGTTGCATCTGatccaactcttatttctcttcatGAATGTCTCATTCTGTATCGTGTAACTCTCAGGTgccaaaacaaaagagtcCTTTAAAGGCAATATTTCCTGACAAGAATCAGCTGACAGTGCATGATCAAAAGATAAATCAAGTTGTCCTACCTTTTGATGAATTGTGCTTGCAGAACTTGTAGTCtatacagaagaagaagattgccAACTTTGTGAATACCAAAAAGAGTCGACTTGAAGAAACCGGGTGACACGTGCGAAAAACCTGGCGTTTGCATTGTTCACGCATTGCGGGAATGGGAGTTTTCGCTCTAATCAGTTCTGTATCAGTGGGGGTTTTTCCCAAACTGGCAAATGTTCAACACCGAAAGTCGACACTGATTGATTTGAATGGCTATCGGCTAACATTCTTTTCAGCCAAAATGTACCTGACGTCAGACACGACCAGCGAAACAAAGAAGAttgcaacaaaaataacacatATCAAGAAAAATGTGCTGTCTGATTTTGATTCCCAGAATTGACGTTTATGCTAATGAAGGCAGCACTGCCACATGGCCAAATTAAGATTGTCAGAAATGATTAtaatcaatttattaaaatggtttaattgtattttttccatttcatttgaaattttagatGTGGATGAATGCAAAGTAAACCCGTGCAATGGTGCTTGTATTAATTTCCCAGGGTCTTATCAATGTATTTGTGACCCTGGTTACGAACTGCGTGATGGACGTTGTGAAGGTCGGACATAACATAAACACGTTGTTGCGAGCTCCCAATCaaagtttgattttgttttccttttttggacaTGCATCTATTTCAGATATTGACGAATGTTTGAACTACAAGTGTGGTGGCCGGTGCACAAATTTACCAGGAAGTTATCGTTGTGATTGTGAAAAGGGTTATAAATTGGAAGGAGAACGCTGCGTTGATGTGGACGAGTGTGTGTCACTCAAACCTTGTAAAGGCAGTTGCATCAATCTTCCTGGAAGTTATCGCTGCGATTGCAATGCCGGCTTCCAGACTGAAGGCAACGAATGCATCGGTAATTATCAAAGATTCTTGGATTCGAGcaaacaggaaaaaagagtggaaaatatttcagtCCTGTAAACAGTTTTGCGATCAATAGTCACgaactctattttttttttaaaatgtttaattgGACGAGTTTTTTGGGGTTGCACTAGTGGGTCCTCGATCCATAAGGGGTTTTGGGAACATTATTCACTACAGTATTCACTAATGAGTAAAGACGACAATAACTGTGTCCCTTGAAATGTTTAGATATTGACGAATGCAGCCACCGTAATGGCGGCTGCTCTCACATATGCGTCAATACAGTCGGATCTTTCCGCTGTGCGTGCAATCCTGGTTTCGACGTCAGCCATAAGTAAGTAACACCACAACAATGTTCTCCTTTCATGCGGTTTAAACAACAATTCCCGGATTTTGGGGGATCCTATCTGACTTATTCCAGGAATCAGAGCAATTGTGTGGATGTGAACGAATGTCGTTCCAATAACGGCGGCTGCAGCCAGGACTGCATCAATACCCGTGGCGCTTATCACTGCACGTGCAGCGATCAGTATTACCTTGAAGCGAACGGGCGGACATGCATTGAACTTCCGCCAAGATGTCCAAGAATGAAAGTTCCTGACCACGGAGACATGGAGTGCACACAAAACTTAAATCAAACCCAGCACAGGTCCAGGGAACAGGAGGACGAGGCTCTGATCGCCGAGAATGGACGAGGGGATTTGGGTGCCAGTGGACGGTCGGCGAATCGTTCACAGAAATCGCGGGCTCTTTACAATACCGGATCGACTTGCGTCATCCGCTGCAACAAAGGATACAAATTGGTTGGGGACTCGACAATCTCCTGCGGTCGCTCGGGGCTTTGGATAGGAGAACCTGCCACTTGCATACGTAAATTCACACGCCAAAATGTATTCGggttttatttgaaatcttatcatccaatttttttttacttgatggTCGCGTGAGCAGCTTTGTCATGCCCCAAACTGCTGGCGCCAGATAATGGTGCACTTATGCCAAATACCTGCTCCACCGGGAAGACTTTTGCTGGTCAACAATGTCAAGTACGCTGTCGTGCCGGATTCCGTCTTATCGGCGGAGGCACTTATCATTGCTTGCCATCTCAACAATGGCGCAGTCCTGATGAACCTGCACGCTGCGAAAGGATCGGTATAAATTCAGACACGTTTTtagtaaattatttaaaattctaatcgttttattttacgttttaaaatttgcagaCAGTCCAGTTCCTTTTATCCAGTGCCCCGGTAATATGGCGGTAAATCTTCCAGCGCAACAAAATCGGGCTTACGTGACTTTCTCTCAGCCAAAATCTAATATGGATTGGTTCCGGTATGAATTACATTATTCCGACGGTTCATCACCTCGTATATCTTATTTTATGTCTCGTAAaaacttttgatttgttttgttgttttttttctttttaccatgAAGTTACGTGGATTCGGATCCTTTATGGGCGAAACAATTGGGTGGGGAGCTGCCGGTTGGTTTGAACGTCATCACTTTCCGGGTCCGATCGCCCGTTTCGGATCTCACAGCCGCCTGCAACTTTACCATCGAAATCTTTGGTATTTAATGagccttaaaaagaaaatctcctGGAGCTCAATTTCATTGTGTTTTTTCtcctaaataataaaaaaacaaaaaacagataaGGAAATTCCACGAATGACTAACTGTCCGTCGTCTTTGACCGTTTTTCTGGAACCGGGCCAATCTTCACAGGTGAGTTCATAACCTCATTTATCTTACAAGTTTTTTACGACAGGAATATTATATAGCTGTTTGATTGTCATGGAAATCGGTAGATCGTGACATGGAACGAGCCTATTTTTACCGACAACATTGAGATCGTCCAGCTCAACAAGTCCAGGGTCAGTCGAAACATTCACGTTTTCTGgctttctaattttcttatcTTATTCAACGTGTGTTCAATTGacgatcaaataaaaataacaacaaataaaacaggAACCGGGAGAGCTGTTCCAGTCTGGCTATCACGAAATCACGTACGTAGCACAAGACGGAGCGGGCAATCAAGCCAAGTGCCAGTTTACTATCCACGTCACGAGTCCCACCGTCCACAGGGATACAAGTTCGCCCATCACCAAGGTACAATGAACGAGTTACGAATTCTAAATGAGCCCGATGCATCATCatttcttgtgtttttatCTCTCAACTTGCGCATCTGGTCGCCACTTGTCGCCCGCAGTTACCCAGAGGTCGAGTGTTGGTCCGTTGCCCTGGCATCAAGCCGGGCAAGTACGTCGAAATGTACACGGTAAGAGAGTCTCATTTACATGCGATACAGGCTACTTATCTCTCAAACAACAGGCGGGCGGCGCCTGCGTGCAAGCCACACAACCATGTATCGATAagataaggggggggggggaataataaTCAGAATGCGTCCATTCGAATTCTTGTTATTCTTACTTTACTACGCATTATACGGCGCTGTCTATAATATTCCTTGTGTTTGTTTATGCATGTCTGTTTGCAGTACAAGGTCCCGGCTGGCTGCATCGTCATCAATAATCCAAGCGCTTACACACGAGCCACAGTCACGACATTGGCTCCACGCTACACAGGTAATGGAAACATCTCATTTGATATCGCTtacgtacatatatatatactgctcTGCCAGACATACATCTGTATTTAGAAGAATGTAGCAATCATGGTTGTCCATGCCCTATTATTTCGATTTCTCATTTTGGATGCTGTGCTCATTGGAGATGCCGTGCTTATCATTATAGTGTTACCTTGGATTTGTTGTGTTGTAGTGTTTGATTGGGATTTCGGCGCTTCGGGCGGCGACGTCGACGGCCGGGATTCGGCCAATTCTGGTCGGCATCCGACATCTCACAACAAATTAGTGGATGGTGTCCCTCGGTTGCGGGACGCAGGGGCTCCTTCGGCTCCCGTCATTGTGCCCGGCCCCGCCTTGATTCCATCAATGGGTGGTGGCCAAACGGTACGGCTCAGCAACGGCCGTGCCCGCAAATCGCGCATTAACGAGGCCAATCTCCAGCTGTTGCCCAACGTTCCGTCAGGTTAGACAAAATAACATTCTTGTTGCTCCCcctgagaaaaaaagaaaagcttcgAATTACTGTCCATTTCATATCAGTCTATGATCTTTTCATCTGATTTTCCAAAGCATAACGATTTTTCTATGCCCCATTCAACATCGAAccctcactttttttttcgcgtaTTACAACCCTTGCTATCTCGGAATACCATCTATCCATTTACTTAGCAATTGCCAAAATCTAACTTGTCTATAAAGACTTGAATATATACAGTACTACTACTATTATGCTGATGACACTTGACGTTATTTTCCAAACTGGAGCCATGATGCTAATAAACGGTCCGCGGAACCAAAAGCTTTCATTTCTACTATCTTCGAAGCACTTGGGGTCGGTCTATTAGATATCTAATTAGACTGTCGGCTTATTCCTTCTACGGCTTAAACATGGTGAACGGTTTGGATGCTTACCATTTATTACTTACTGATGCATGATGCTTGTGTCcaacatttctctctctttttccgcgAGTAGTTTCCTCAATCGTAGTTACAATTTTCAGTTGAATTTGGTGAGCATGAAATCGATGAATGAATTCAACCTCCTGCACGTTGCGCTGGGTGTCTGTTGCTTACATCTCCTTTTGCAGTAGGCCTCAGACTGGCTTCTGCTGACGTTGATTCGAGTGGTGCCGGGACGTGGCAGCAGCTTAATCATCCGTTACCGTATTGGTGCTGCGGAGTAAGAGGACCGCGGCCAACTGGATCCCGTCAAATGCATTTACCAGATACGGATAATAATATTCCTTGGTCTTGGGAAGGTGCGTCACTATCCAATAGCTATTTTTAAATAGCATAACCATAGCTTTTCTACTCACAAACAATACACCAAACGACGTGTTGCACTGACCATACACTAACTAGGCTTTCACAACCGTATCCTTTCTCACTTTTTCACATCATCTCTTCAAACTTATGACTCCTAATGGAATATAGTATCTATTAAAATAATCCAACGGCATCACTAGGTTCCAATGATCCAGTAGACCAcaggggaaacaaaaatcgtaACCGTGACAAGAAACGAGGTGGTGTAGTTGATTTGTTACTGCCGTTCACAGCAAACGATGCTGAGCTCCAAAGCCCAACGACTGCTCGATCCGGAAGGAAACGTCAACACGGACCCAAGCATCAACCTAAACTCGTCCCTGGTCCCAGTTTTGTTCCGGGAAATGAACGCAACAGGTAGTGAACAAGAGAAGTAAATTAAACatgagacgaaaaaaaaaagtgccgtGCGCTAATTATGAATGAATTACCTTTCTCTTTtagcaaaataaaagaaaagaaggagaaaaatacTGCTGCTGGCTCCACTTCAAATAATCGAAAGAATAAAACGACTGCAAGCTAACAAGTAACTTCCGAAGATTCACGAAGAAACATCACGTtttagattattattttctttttgtcttttcgtaAACGTTTTCTCGCAATAATGACAAAAATGACATAACATATGGGGACTGGATTCAACTCGGTTTCTAGTCTCCTGCGAGCCGAATTGGGGAGAGCAACTGACGATTAAAATGTTGTATACTATTAAAAACACCACTTActattttctgttttcaagATCCGATGAGAATTATTGTGAACGATTCTGTATAACCATAACTGTTTTTCAATTATCATTTTTAGCTTGCGCTGTATAAAGTTTTTTGGCTTAGTAATCCGAAAAGTGCGCACAAACTGTGTTTCATCAGTTCATTCTTTCTTAAGGCCACGAAGCCTCCACTACAACGTCGTACTACTCTTTTTCCTGCAAAATTTTTCCTTGAACGACGAGTGGACCAAAATTAGAGAAGAATAAGCAAATTGGAATACTCGGCTTAACTGTGGTGTAATGAATCgcatcaaaaaagaaacagtgaGATGATTGATGATGTGCTCGAGTGCCTTTGTACTGTAAAATGCCAGATTCACTTTCGTTCGATCCTTTCAGAACCAAATGTCGGAACACTTAGGCACATCCGCACATGGTCTCACACGAAGATTGTAATTTATGCTTCTAAACGGTAAAGCGGATGGTGTTATTCTTAAAAATCTTCTATAATAGGACCGTCTTGCTGTAAAGAAGTATGCaggaaaatataaaagattggcaattaaattattttttccagtatattaatttaaagttGGTCACCTTCACTTATTGTATGTCACTGACTCTCTCCTCCTAAAAGTTGTAAAGTTAGTTACGATACAAAGTGAAAATAAAGATTCAAGGGCTATAATTGCTAAATTGCAGATAGATGTTCAACGACGCAACATAACAGCCACCACTGAGTTGTACGCCATTAATTCCTTTGGACTACGTTTACATTTAGAAATACAAATTGAATGACCACTATTTTCGAGATTCTTTTTCCTTacttcaaatacaaaaaagtaaaacgaaTCTAGCTCGCATCTAGCTATGGTCAATAACACTTTGTCGTCAAAGGGAcaaggcaaaacaaaacaaaaagttaaccTCGTCTAATGACAATAACCACTTACCCTTTTTTACTTGTGCATGTGTACAAGTAGCACACTCAGACACATAGAGGAAGACTTTTGAAGTCATATGAAGTATCATGAGAAATAAACAGCTGAACTTGTTTCTCACTGATTCTATAATAGTTCTATAATGTTAGGgttgaaattgtgaaatacaaagtaaacaaaaatataaaggCGATTCAATTGATGCTTTTTACCCTACATCTAATCCGGCTACGATATTTACTCTTCCCAAACATCGCCATAAAGATTTTTCTTGTCGGAAGTGCGAGATCCCGTTGGCAGATTTTGCGGACCGGCGTAACCTGAGCTGGGTGGCGGTGCAACATTTGGAGTCGTTTTGATTTCATCCGTTTTTCTGTAAGCGTCCAGTCTCTTCTGTTCGAATTCCTCGCGATTTCTTCGACGAAGATCGTCATACGACGATGAACTCTGGACCGGAGAAGGCAGAGGCTGTTCTGAGACAACAAACGAATCCATCGATGGTCGAAACGAATCGTTCAGTCCAACAGCAGTTGGAGGAGCATCGTACGACCGATCTTCACTTCTTATTTCTTGTAAATAATCTGGTTGATTTCCGCCTTCGGCATCAGACGTATACGACGATTGTCCTAGATTTATAGGTTCTGAAGTAAACCTACAAACCATGTAAGAAATGTTGTCAATTTGGCAAGATTGCACTCAGTTCATCAAATTAATTACAGTTTGAGTTTTTAAGTACCTAAAGAAATTATGTACTTGTGATAACGAGCTAACAAAAGGATAGACTTACACTTCTTGGAAAcctttgtttttccctttcctTTGACGCAAGGCCTCTGCTAGTGGTGAATTTGGAAGAGTCATCAATTTTTcagcacattttgtttgatAAGACAACTTTCCAGCAAAGTACCCAACTGATGCACCTATAATGATTTTAGGCCATGAACCCCATCTGGTGCTACCCTTTAAGTAACCTGCATACAAACAAATGTCAGTTACCATAttgttaattttcaaaaataatgaatATTTATGAAGTTAGACTGAGTAGTGATTACTAACCCGATTTGACTCCATAAAAAGCAACAGCTCCGAGTATGGTTCCCAAAGGTAAACTTCTGAAGTAGAAACTTTCATAATTACATTCTTTTAATACTCTTAGTTCCTCTGGACTGAATTTCTATAACAAAATACATATTTCGATAAttaaatatcaagcaaattatTGCATAACCTGActattattttacatataGTTCACGTCGTGAAAGGACATCTTCTTCTGGTTTTAGAGACGTACGAGACtctgccatttttattttcacaattaCTACAAGTGATGAaccaaacagaaataaaaaagtgataaaacttttgattatattttttaaaatatgaggcCTCTCTTACCTTACCAAGCTGCCGTGCGTCGACTCCCGTGCTCAAAAGACAGCAGACGAATTGGCCAACAAATAGCAGACAACTTCAGTTGTCATAGCTACACTGTTTCCAAACACGTGGTGGAGCTCTACAACGCAAAACGTACCCTCCTCAGTTTCTTCCAAGCTTGTTTAAAAAGCTTGTAAAACATATCAGTTGTTTAACTAGTGTgactttttcatttaaaatggtGAGACACAATAATCAGCttcctacaaatttaccgcaGTTACAGAACTTGCTTAAGCGAGACCCAGCGTCATACAAAGATGAGGTATGGTTGTCAACCAGCTTTTAATATTTTAGCCATACATTTtacccaatttttatttaactgACAATTACTCTTTTTATCAACAGTTTATGCAGCAGTATCGCCAttacatttcaacaaaattggTCTTTGAAATGAAACCTGATCAGTATAATAAAGATCTGGATGATTTAGTAATGTTTCTAGCTCAGGTATAAATGGGTACACACTTGACTTAGGTTAAAACTTCTTCTGCAAACAGATACATTAGTTTGATCAAAATTTACACGATTCTTTATATCCAGGTGTCTCATTGCTTTCCTCAAGATTTGGTTGGATATGCTCAAGAACTAATGGATATATTACAGCGACATCCAACCACTCTACACCCTGACATGAGAAAAGTAAGCAATCACACCTTAGATCCTAGACAAATCTAATTTTACTTCTCTTTTAGACATTCTGCAGAGCACTTATCTTACTGCGTAACAAGAACCTGATTTCTCCAACAGCTTTGTTGACTTTATTTTTCCAGCTTCTTCGTTGCCCTGACAAGGAACTGAGAGCTTTCTTAAAAAATCACATCATTACAGACATTAAGAATGTGAACTCAAAATCAAAGAATATTAAGCTGAATaatgtaagtttttttatttttaaattatgtaaaTACTCTGAATTGAAGTCTAGGCTAGCCAAAGTCTCATATTTCATTTTCCCCATAGGTTCTCCAAAATTTCATGTTTGC
The sequence above is drawn from the Daphnia pulicaria isolate SC F1-1A chromosome 1, SC_F0-13Bv2, whole genome shotgun sequence genome and encodes:
- the LOC124331124 gene encoding fibrillin-1-like isoform X5, whose amino-acid sequence is MKPSSSVMMIAFWFLLIAWPSTNAEVKLESGCLKPETPEHGEMFVLWSGLLVQFRCKSADYKLVGAAAVICRNRTWTQDPPVCVHHHQLEAHLASQQQHQQQSVGDNGSSEMAEMMTKEEQDRMDDVQSAGANPTLSMMTASDEDPVSRGKNNNKKKDGGGKGNKKEDKKNKTEKKEATKEPKNKAEGKASKTPPASSSTNAPAEKKNKGKKGNGDNKHPSGKGSGASSEARNVNEVESTDGAEESGPNSPVDFATLDQSCLVDADNNNSPVVQAPAIPHGSGIKYIRKRNKGPGGGNRYAAAVFQCAAGYQFVVPDADRLYCRQGRWIGPSPICIIPDTDQTDQGAGAVSNNALTEREEESANAGSYGYGTGQSECGEDKGGCEQICDDTSGRATCLCYRGYVVAQDGVSCTDVDECAVDNGGCEGTCVNRQGSYQCFCSSGFRLASNGKKCIDHNECLLRNGHGPCAGTCRNTHGSYECSCDERPGTQLASDGHTCEDLDECSLGDNFGCSHTCLNTLGTAFCTCPDGYMLSDDWKTCEDMDECELEDVGQTCAGTCINTIGSFRCSEEDDASSQEDRQDAENEEDDGEAAEAIQEAATSSSTQTSTTTSTTSTTPTTTTTTTTTTPTPTTTSTEATTTTSIPTTMEAITTTTTTTESPALIPAEEEDEDEENGEEEEGGEEESEDGEEEEPEEPEDNKQNKIDPITTTTTTPTPAVIVETKEEEKIPELEETCPEGFQLADRLAEAEDGSACLDVDECATEDQFGCSHLCVNTQGSAHCDCPSGWKMTNDGKTCRDIDECSTGNNFGCSHQCVNTDGSAHCSCPSGYSLDASDHKTCVDVDECSDQTLPNFGCSHHCVNLPGSAECKCTAGYKLRADQKTCKDIDECAKENGGCSHECVNLKGGMRCECPGGYRLSETDAKSCLDIDECASLDEETEHSCRATGGSCHNTLGSYQCICPEGFRSIGTACTDIDECAELSPCSTACTNLQGSYRCDCDDGFENVNGTCADINECPNGVCDQLCTNIPGSYICDCHPGYQLIGDVCIDIDECAIGNPCDDICRNTVGAFECLCAEGFQLNNDDQCVDIDECLNDPCEGICINTQGSYSCSCELGYQLGDNGTCSDVDECLSSPCPVECINSPGSFTCLCPFGYEFNDNVCKDIDECQKQPCGTNAKCINNEGSFACQCEPGYALRGRDCEDVDECKVNPCNGACINFPGSYQCICDPGYELRDGRCEDIDECLNYKCGGRCTNLPGSYRCDCEKGYKLEGERCVDVDECVSLKPCKGSCINLPGSYRCDCNAGFQTEGNECIDIDECSHRNGGCSHICVNTVGSFRCACNPGFDVSHKNQSNCVDVNECRSNNGGCSQDCINTRGAYHCTCSDQYYLEANGRTCIELPPRCPRMKVPDHGDMECTQNLNQTQHRSREQEDEALIAENGRGDLGASGRSANRSQKSRALYNTGSTCVIRCNKGYKLVGDSTISCGRSGLWIGEPATCIPLSCPKLLAPDNGALMPNTCSTGKTFAGQQCQVRCRAGFRLIGGGTYHCLPSQQWRSPDEPARCERIDSPVPFIQCPGNMAVNLPAQQNRAYVTFSQPKSNMDWFRYVDSDPLWAKQLGGELPVGLNVITFRVRSPVSDLTAACNFTIEIFDKEIPRMTNCPSSLTVFLEPGQSSQIVTWNEPIFTDNIEIVQLNKSREPGELFQSGYHEITYVAQDGAGNQAKCQFTIHVTSPTVHRDTSSPITKLPRGRVLVRCPGIKPGKYVEMYTYKVPAGCIVINNPSAYTRATVTTLAPRYTGLRLASADVDSSGAGTWQQLNHPLPYWCCGVRGPRPTGSRQMHLPDTDNNIPWSWEGSNDPVDHRGNKNRNRDKKRGGVVDLLLPFTANDAELQSPTTARSGRKRQHGPKHQPKLVPGPSFVPGNERNSKIKEKKEKNTAAGSTSNNRKNKTTAS
- the LOC124331124 gene encoding fibrillin-1-like isoform X4; the protein is MKPSSSVMMIAFWFLLIAWPSTNAEVKLESGCLKPETPEHGEMFVLWSGLLVQFRCKSADYKLVGAAAVICRNRTWTQDPPVCVHHHQLEAHLASQQQHQQQSVGDNGSSEMAEMMTKEEQDRMDDVQSAGANPTLSMMTASDEDPVSRGKNNNKKKDGGGKGNKKEDKKNKTEKKEATKEPKNKAEGKASKTPPASSSTNAPAEKKNKGKKGNGDNKHPSGKGSGASSEARNVNEVESTDGAEESGPNSPVDFATLDQSCLVDADNNNSPVVQAPAIPHGSGIKYIRKRNKGPGGGNRYAAAVFQCAAGYQFVVPDADRLYCRQGRWIGPSPICIIPDTDQTDQGAGAVSNNALTEREEESANAGSYGYGTGQSECGEDKGGCEQICDDTSGRATCLCYRGYVVAQDGVSCTDVDECAVDNGGCEGTCVNRQGSYQCFCSSGFRLASNGKKCIDHNECLLRNGHGPCAGTCRNTHGSYECSCDERPGTQLASDGHTCEDLDECSLGDNFGCSHTCLNTLGTAFCTCPDGYMLSDDWKTCEDMDECELEDVGQTCAGTCINTIGSFRCSEEDDASSQEDRQDAENEEDDGEAAEAIQEAATSSSTQTSTTTSTTSTTPTTTTTTTTTTPTPTTTSTEATTTTSIPTTMEAITTTTTTTESPALIPAEEEDEDEENGEEEEGGEEESEDGEEEEPEEPEDNKQNKIDPITTTTTTPTPAVIVETKEEEKIPELEETCPEGFQLADRLAEAEDGSACLDVDECATEDQFGCSHLCVNTQGSAHCDCPSGWKMTNDGKTCRDIDECSTGNNFGCSHQCVNTDGSAHCSCPSGYSLDASDHKTCVDVDECSDQTLPNFGCSHHCVNLPGSAECKCTAGYKLRADQKTCKDIDECAKENGGCSHECVNLKGGMRCECPGGYRLSETDAKSCLDIDECASLDEETEHSCRATGGSCHNTLGSYQCICPEGFRSIGTACTDIDECAELSPCSTACTNLQGSYRCDCDDGFENVNGTCADINECPNGVCDQLCTNIPGSYICDCHPGYQLIGDVCIDIDECAIGNPCDDICRNTVGAFECLCAEGFQLNNDDQCVDIDECLNDPCEGICINTQGSYSCSCELGYQLGDNGTCSDVDECLSSPCPVECINSPGSFTCLCPFGYEFNDNVCKDIDECQKQPCGTNAKCINNEGSFACQCEPGYALRGRDCEDVDECKVNPCNGACINFPGSYQCICDPGYELRDGRCEDIDECLNYKCGGRCTNLPGSYRCDCEKGYKLEGERCVDVDECVSLKPCKGSCINLPGSYRCDCNAGFQTEGNECIDIDECSHRNGGCSHICVNTVGSFRCACNPGFDVSHKNQSNCVDVNECRSNNGGCSQDCINTRGAYHCTCSDQYYLEANGRTCIELPPRCPRMKVPDHGDMECTQNLNQTQHRSREQEDEALIAENGRGDLGASGRSANRSQKSRALYNTGSTCVIRCNKGYKLVGDSTISCGRSGLWIGEPATCIPLSCPKLLAPDNGALMPNTCSTGKTFAGQQCQVRCRAGFRLIGGGTYHCLPSQQWRSPDEPARCERIDSPVPFIQCPGNMAVNLPAQQNRAYVTFSQPKSNMDWFRYVDSDPLWAKQLGGELPVGLNVITFRVRSPVSDLTAACNFTIEIFDKEIPRMTNCPSSLTVFLEPGQSSQIVTWNEPIFTDNIEIVQLNKSREPGELFQSGYHEITYVAQDGAGNQAKCQFTIHVTSPTVHRDTSSPITKLPRGRVLVRCPGIKPGKYVEMYTYKVPAGCIVINNPSAYTRATVTTLAPRYTVFDWDFGASGGDVDGRDSANSGRHPTSHNKLVDGVPRLRDAGAPSAPVIVPGPALIPSMGGGQTVRLSNGRARKSRINEANLQLLPNVPSGSNDPVDHRGNKNRNRDKKRGGVVDLLLPFTANDAELQSPTTARSGRKRQHGPKHQPKLVPGPSFVPGNERNSKIKEKKEKNTAAGSTSNNRKNKTTAS